From the Chanos chanos chromosome 7, fChaCha1.1, whole genome shotgun sequence genome, the window TcagatcacagaaaaaaagtaaacacgATCTCCTGAGTATGCGTGACACAACAAAGTCCCACACACGACAGAAACCACGTCCTTCCTCTagtctgaaaacacactgaaggggggagaaaaaaaaaaaatgaaaaaattgaGATTAGTAAGAAAACAAACCGTCGTGCCAAACAAAGCAAGTCGATGAGCCTCTATAAGTTCTCAAACCTTTTGTCCAGTTtcctcgaaaaaaaaaaaaaacacagaatcatGCTTTATAATTCAGCACAGATGGTGCTGAGAGGAGATTTGCGAAgactaaacaaatgaaatgtcgTCTGTCTTTTTCACCTTTCCggcacagaaatgaaaaaaaagttgtttttcgTATCAAGGAAGCATggtttctcatttgtttttgcgAAAATTTAAAACCTACCAcgaaaaacacagtgtaaacctCAACTTGGTACCTCTGTGACCATAAAAAGCACGGGTtagtttgaatattttatggTTATGCTTGAAGTTGAGGGAAGCATAGTCTGCCGACTTAGTGTATACAGTCATTTCgtatactgtgtactgtgtataatTTTAAGATGCTGTAGTTTCAAGATGTGTAGTTCAAAGTGGGTGATGTATGtctttttgttctgtgatggtaagatggtgtgtgtgtgtgtgtgtgtgtgtgtgcgcgcgcatgcgtgcgtgtgtgtgtgtgatttttttttttcctgtcctttaTTGGCACCGAGTCCGGTTTAAACCAGCACAGAACAGACTAGCAGAGCTTTGATGATACATTGATTGTCAGATAGCAGAAACCAGTTCTCTGGAAATCTACCACTTTACTATCCTTATTCTCACCAGAGGGATATTCCAGAAAGCAAGAGCTCTCATTTAACCCCATAACTTCAGCTAAAGGTCAAAAATATCCAGAGTAACAGCTGAGGAGCAGTCATGCATACAGTGGACAGTGTTGACCTTTGGCAAAGGTTATATGATTCATCCGAAAAATTCTGTCATGTAGATCGTGTTCCAGATCAGATCCGCTGAATCTACAACCAAGCAGCAGCTCATTCAAACTAAGCCTGACCTAGAACTAACCAACCTAGGTTCCAAGCACCTGAAAACCAATACCATCCCAACTTAGCTAAACCTCAACAAATCATGCGTAAACCCTGTCTAACAAAGCCCCGCCTACCTGTGGTTGTTGGGTGTTTCTTCTGAACTGCGCAAGTTGGGACAAGAGCAACTGCTGGTCTAGCAAGTCCATCCTCTGCTGGCGTTGAATGTCCAAGGTGGCACCCATGCCGACCGGCGCCTCCGTGGTGGGCTCGGCGCCCGAAAAGAGGGGCTCCAGGAGAAGAGAGGCGAATCGGGCGAGCCAGGCAGGCACTGAGAGACACCGCTGCACGGCCAGGACGTCGGCGTAGTAGAGCAGGCCTGAGATCTGAAAGCATTCGTTTCCATGGCAACGCAGTCAACACGGCAACAACAAGGCAAACAACCAGGCAAACAACAAGACACATCACCTGGCTCTGCAACATGTCTTTTTGCTCTCTTGAAACTAACTTATGatctacaataaaaaaaaaaaaaaaaaaaaagcctgaatcAAAGTAGCTTATGTcctacaaacaaaaaaaaaaaacacctttatGCAAACTTCTGGCTGTCTTTTGCATGAGTGCTATGCAACAGCATCTATATTCTGAGGTGGCTGAAAGTGAAATCGTAtctttgactgaaaaaaaaaaaaaaaaaaaaaatcccaagaGAGTACTTTCAACATGACTTTCCAGAAAAACTAACTCCACTTTCCTGTATATTTGAATCTGTGTGTCtacaggtacaaaaaaaaagaaaagaagagaaaagaacaaagtaaaaagaaaaagaaaaaaagaaaaaccccacaTATGTCAGATTTGGTTTGAGATGTGCGTCAAAGAATCATTAAATGACATTAAACGAATCAACAGATTAAGTGGTTGGAAGACAGCGATAACGGGTAGGTGTCAAAGcttaaatgtctgtgttttttttttttactcaccaACCCACTAAGAGCAATGACCCACATAAAGGCGCTTGAGGTCAAcaactaaaagagagagagagagagaaagagagagagggggggggggggggggggaagagtcCTCAGAGATGAGAGcttgcaaaataaacaaaaccagtgAACTTTTAGATGCTTACCACACCCTActgtacaaagacaaacacgATTTAGGTATCAGGGTTGGCCAATAATATCATCGGTGCTTAAAAACTTTCCCTCACCTTCAGAACTAGCTAACTTTCCACAGAAGTAGCACGCTCCTTCACtcaagttcaaaaaaaaaaaaaaaaaaaaccggcCATGCAGATCAAAATGGACGTTTCTTTAAAATCTTAATGGTTTACTTATCTGGCTCCTTTTCCAGGAAACTGCGGTTGAAACCAAACGCACAGAACTGAAACTCAAGCTCATGCTTATACCGTGAAAGTCTGTCTGTGCCCAACTAACCTTTGGATAATAATCtgttttcatataaaaaaaacaaaaaaaacctcatcttTTACACAGGGAGTGCTCTCACGTCATCTTATTACAAAGGCAGTAAGTGGAAAATAAGTGTGTAGCAGGTAGTAAAgttcatcagtgtttgtttttttttttttttaaatctttatttttaaagatttcTCAGTAGTTTTAACATAACAAAGGAAGTGTTGCACCAGTGTTAAGCCCTTACtacactgtgcaaaaaaaaacaaaaaaacaaaaaaagcagagaagaaaTTCTAGCATGTTCTCAAACGATCGAGCTATGCTTGAATGTTTAGCCTGACGAGGCTAAGGCACAGAACAGGAGCGTTTTGTATTATTCGGAGGttcgttcgtgtgtgtgtgtgtgtgtgtgtgtgtgtgtgtgtgtgtgtgtgagctgaccTGCAGGCCCACGATGTAGACCAGGGATTTGTTGGTGATAAAGATCTGTCCCAGCATCTGGGTGACCTGGACCCGTGGGATAGAGGAATAGAAAGGCACGAAGAGAGAAAAGACGGGGCCgagcctgaaagagagagagagagagagagagagagagagtcacaacGCAACGGAATTTACCATGACACATTGTTCATCAGCTGACCCTGCCCAATTATTAAtagcactgaagaaaaaaaacaaaacaaaacaaaaacaacagctatAATCCTTCAAATAATTTCAGATTCGGCGTTATatttcagccacacacacacatacacacacacacacacacacacacacacacacacacacacaaaacataaggTTTGCAGCTTGCAGTGCACACAGCAAGGATTCGGCTTAGGTAGGTGTGAAAGAGGAAGGGTGGTCCCTCTCTTTAGCCATTTGTAAAGGATCGTCGTCAGTGTAGAGTAGGTATGAGAACTCTGCCTCGCACATTAGGTGCAAAAGCCTCAGACCCGCAATCTGGTAAAGgcagaagagaacagaatagGGACAGGTGCCAGGGTCAGACACGGTGACTGACAGATACctgggcgggggggggaggggtgtacagagtgtgtgtgtgtgtgtgtgtgtgtgtgtgagaaacagaggatgagacagagacaaactaGCACAAAGCGCTTGTGAAGAGCGGTGTTCCTCAGTCTGAGgaagtaatgaaaaaaaaatctattcaaaACAACATAATACTACAAGAACACACGCTCCTAAGATGTGCTATTCGGGACTATGTCATACCATGTGTATTGTCATTTGGTACGCTGTGTTACTGCTGAGTATTTAACATTCATTCATAGTTCTGAATAGTATTATATAGCATTATGTGGTAAGCAATATAAATACATGTTTCTATACCGTCATATCCAGTGCTATATGGATCCATGTGGTGTGAGGTCATACCATGTGGTACAACATAAGCAGAAACGTAAACAAAGTAAATGCACAAAGCCTCAATAATATTTCTTCTCCTTTTAATATTGTGCGTGTATTAGTACAGTCACCGATGTGGTGCAACACCAGTTCCAGAATCATACGAGGGGAACTTGTTTCACAATGAGGCGGCGCGACCTTGTGCGGTTACTCTTCGTGGTTCTCTTTCTACCAGACATGGGTGAAACATGAATTTAGAAGACACGGGGTTGATTCAGCGGCCCTTAGAGAGGACCGTCCACCGCCCCCTGGCTCCCTCACAGCCCACAACCACCTTTCTAAACGTGACGTGGAGAATGGTGAAGGCTTTCACAAaaggcatttatttattcaacactGCGTAATTTAAGCTAATTACAAACCACCAGAAAACGCCGTGAAGCTTCATTCCCACACCGCCTACAACGCCGAATTTCAAATCTCAAGCGTTGCCTTTGAAGACACTGCAGTTTCCCCCCAGTCAAAACCCGGAGCCAGCGTCACTGTCAGTCAAAACCTTGGTCTCGCACTCAGACCGGGTTGGACGTGATTGCCGCGTGAGTCAAGGACGCGTCTGTTTCTCACCGGCCCGCTGAGCGAGCGATGaggtagtaaaaaaaaaacacacacacacacacacacatacacacacacacacacacacagaaatcctcTGAATGGACCAGAGTTTCACTTCTCCCATGAAAACActgacaaccaaacaaaaaaaaaaaaaaaaaaaaaaaaaacgaagtaaaggagggaaaaaaaaaaaaaagggtggcaCAGGAAGTGATGCGCTGGTCTACATCGGTTCTTCAGTCTACTACAGACGGCACACTTCTCTATTTCAGATCTGCTTGTGGTGGCAGAGGTCTGGGGAGTCCTTTACGCTACGAGCAAAAGACAGAAGGACCAtaggagggagaagaaaagcaGGGGcgcagtgtttgtttgtgggtcGCATCCGTCGGGCCGAGCGACAGGAAATCAGCTCCGTCCTCAGAGGCGAACCGAAGACTGCTCAGCCATCTGGTGAGTACAGGCACGTGGACATGTGTTTGGTTgccttggcaaaaaaaaaaaattcttttttttttttttggatcttgCGAAACTTGATGTTATTTTATTGACACGAACAACGATtacgttttttcccccccatgaAGCAATTTGAGATTTAATCATTTCAGTGCGGATCTAACGTGAAATGGCAATGATTTATCACTGTGTAGATATTTTTATGGGTGAATTAAAAAGCATATATGACCCAACTAATAAACATGCTTGAAAAATCAGCCACACTTTCAACACCTTTCACACATAACAAAGCACCAAGGATGCAAAAGAATTTCACACCTCaaacagaagtttttttttttgcagcgtGTTATAAACCACGAATCTAAGTTAGAagtcttttgatgttttaagCCTGCCCCCCATCATAATTCATTGTTTCTAACCATGTTAAAGGTTGCAGCCTTGTACCATGaacatttatggtaaaataCGGGGCGTAGGCACAATCATTTAAATCTTCCAACTGTAGGACAAGATCTATTTAGAAACTGATTCTATCAGCCCTGGGTGCTTAGTCTCCAGTTAGTTACTGGATTGCACTAGTTAAAATATGCGTCATGTTACACTAAACTGGGTACCTCAGTGACTAATAAAAATATGAATCTAGGTACTACACGTTTAAATGCGACACAACAGGATACATACTTTTTCCTGTCACACTTGTGAGTAGTTctaataaaacagaagaaaaaatatttaaaaaaaaaaaaaaaggatctaaCACTACTTGGTTCTCTTGCTTAGGAATCATCATGGCCGGGTCAAACTTCAGCGTGTCAGACGCCGCTAACTGCACAGACCTGTATTACCATCGCTCCACGGCTCGCGTGCTCATGCCCCTGGCCTACGCCATCGTGAGTCCGCTGGGTTTGTTGGGAAACGCCTTGGCGCTGCACGTCATCCTCTCCAACAGGGCCAAAATCAACTCCACCACGCTCTACTCCGCCAACCTGGTGGTGTCCGACATCCTCTTCTCGCTCTCCCTGCCCCTCCGGGCCGTCTACTACGGCCTGGGCTTCCATTGGCCGATGGGCGAGACCCTGTGCAAGATCACGGCCTTGCTCTTCTACGTCAACACCTACTCCGGCGTCAACTTCATGACCTGCCTGGCGGTGGATCGCTTTGTGGCCATCGTGCTCCCTTTGCGGCTCTCCAAGCTCAGGAAGGTGAAGAACGTGAGGTACGTCTGCCTGGCGGTGTGGCTGGTGGTTCTGGCGCAGACGCTGCCTCTTCTGGGCATGCCCATGACGCACAGGGAGCCCGACGGCACCGTCACTTGCATGGAGTATCCCAACTTCGAGAGACACGTGGAGGGTTTGCCCTACATGCTTATCGGGGCCGTCGTCCTCGGGTACGGGATACCCGTCATGACCATCCTGGGGTGCTACTCGTTGCTGGTCTTCAGGCTACGGCTCGCCGAGAAGGGCAACCAGCTCACGGAGCGCTCCGGGAGGAGCCGGAAAGCCATGGGGGTGATCGCGGGCGTCGTGTTGGTGTTCCTGGTGTGTTTCAGCCCTTACCACCTGGACATTCTGCAGTTCATGGTCCGGAAGCTCTTCTACGAGACCAGCTGCGATGAGCTCCGGGCCTTTCAGGTGTCCCTGCACGTCACCGTGTGCCTCATGAACCTCAACGCCTGCCTGGATCCCTTCGTCTACTTTTTCGCTTGCAAGGGctacaagaaaaaaatactgcagATGATGAAGCTGCAGATGAGCACCTCCTTCTCCAGTGCCGGAAGGACTTCCCACGACAGCTCCTGTCCCCGGGACGCCCGCGGTGGCGACGGTCGGCATTCCACCCGCGTGCACTTGAACAGCATCAAGAACAGCCCCTGAGAACTTCTCTCAggaccttaaaaaaaatgtacgcCACGTGACAAGAcgacaaatcacacacacacacacacacatacatacagtgcgTGCCGCCAGTCAAGCCACGGAAACAGCCAGAATAGATCAGGAGCTGAAGCTTCGGACGAGAGTATCTCGTAAACTTCAAGAATCCGGACACGTCGGTTTTTTTCGGAGAGGAAATAAAAACTGCTGCTCTGTTACCAAAAAGTAATTCATATGTGCGAAAGGCTCTGAGAGCCAAACTGTCATCCTAAAATCAcaaatgtgtttctctgatATGACAGATTGACAAGTGCGCCGTGTGGCTTTCACAGGCAATGTAATCGGCGTAGACACCTTAGAGAAGGTGTCTGTGTGCAGACGGCTTATTCTCCCTGTCCAGGCAGTTATTACCTGAATGTGCAAAATATATGAGAGCGCTAAtcttaaacaaaaaaagcaaaaacaggaagTATATTTCACGTATTAAaaaatgcctctgtgtttgATAAAGGATGTTTCATTTAAGAACGTTATTATGTGAAAGAAATATCACGTactacaactgaaaaaaaaaaccccaacagaaATGTCAGAACAACGTCAGACTGTtcaaaaggttgtttttttttcgacaCAGACCACGCAAAGTTGCAAACAGAAAAGCGGCAAAAATACACACTTCCTAAAAACACAAGGCCAGAATCACAATTTTGCTGGGCGAACAAAGTAACGCCTGTACCAGCCAATCAGTGTAACGCCTCAGAGCGTGTGGCTCCTCCCACAAAGAGGCCATGTAGGGGTGCAGCAAACAATGGAAGGAGATGCAGATTAGTGCCACCGCTCAAGAGTCTTGTACGACAGCCTATGAAAATCATGCTCCAACTGAAGAGCACagaatttctctctaaaactttaggattataaaaaaaaaaaaaaagtaagggtAAAAGTTACAGCTAATGGCACCGCATTATGTGTTTAAAAGAGTTTAAGAGCGCGGCGGGATCGTAGGATGTCTTCCTTAACCCAGCCATTAACGAGAACCATTTCACTAGTTAAAATATAATAcatctgacaaacacagagctgtgagttTGTTAGGGGAAATAATTAGAAAGAGCAATTTGTTTACAAACTAGAATAAATTGGAGATATGTTTTGTAAGCACACATGGGGAATATTGGTCACAACACTCATCACTCTGGTGACACATTTGTGTTACTAACACAGTTTTTTGCCTTGGTCTCCAAGCCACTCTTGGACCACATCCAGTAAGCACTTAGATAAAACTGCAGATCTAGGATCCTTAATCCTTTGTTTCACAGAGCTGTATTTGTTAAAACCAGTAACGGACTAAACTGATCCTACATCAGCTGATTCTAATAGTTTGATACAAATGAGCTCAAATCTCATTCACAAATGAGGCATTTCATGCAATTCTGTCCTATAACATCAAGAGGTGGATACAGCAGTTTTTCCCACGCTGATACTGTTATTAATTAAGAACAAATTAAGTAAAAACAGCAGCGACAGACATCGCCACATGTTCAGCGTTGTTTAAATAATCAGAACCACAGACAAAGTGGGCAcatgtaaagatatttttaagGCTTTTTCTTGGTCTAGATGTTCCCTCAGGGGCTCATTTCTCTTCATCCTCACCCAAGTTAATGCCAATTAATTTAGAGACGCCGTCGATAAACCACAGAACTGTATAAATGTAGTAAAGCCGGCTGTGGTATGTGTTTAAATAAAGTGAtgtttgagagtgtgtagtGACCTGTGGAGGATGAAAGTTCAAactaaggttaaaaaaaaataactgccTGTCAC encodes:
- the gpr183b gene encoding G-protein coupled receptor 183-B, which encodes MAGSNFSVSDAANCTDLYYHRSTARVLMPLAYAIVSPLGLLGNALALHVILSNRAKINSTTLYSANLVVSDILFSLSLPLRAVYYGLGFHWPMGETLCKITALLFYVNTYSGVNFMTCLAVDRFVAIVLPLRLSKLRKVKNVRYVCLAVWLVVLAQTLPLLGMPMTHREPDGTVTCMEYPNFERHVEGLPYMLIGAVVLGYGIPVMTILGCYSLLVFRLRLAEKGNQLTERSGRSRKAMGVIAGVVLVFLVCFSPYHLDILQFMVRKLFYETSCDELRAFQVSLHVTVCLMNLNACLDPFVYFFACKGYKKKILQMMKLQMSTSFSSAGRTSHDSSCPRDARGGDGRHSTRVHLNSIKNSP